A window from Argopecten irradians isolate NY chromosome 3, Ai_NY, whole genome shotgun sequence encodes these proteins:
- the LOC138319058 gene encoding uncharacterized protein — protein MDFTDSLISCLKKKIWVLNTLVTMVIAAGNTTETPKDNSQFLTDEMITGLCMGFGFIVGLITFICIIWCLCCGNGCRKSNEKKGRVGPSPSPGRTAPSTRSTTANTYSTGGRSQSRRS, from the exons ATGGATTTTACAGACAGTCTAATATCATGCCTGAAGAAGAAGATCTGGGTTCTCAATACACTTGTCACGATGG TAATAGCAGCGGGAAATACCACAGAAACTCCCAAA GACAATTCCCAATTTCTGACGGATGAGATGATAACAGGTCTGTGTATGGGATTCGGGTTCATCGTCGGTCTCATCACATTCATCTGTATAATTTGGTGTTTATGCTGCGGGAATGGATGTCGAAAGTCGAATGAGAAAAAGGGTCGAGTTGGTCCGTCGCCTTCTCCAGGTCGAACAGCCCCAAGTACCAGATCGACAACTGCGAACACATACTCGACGGGGGGACGATCTCAGTCCAGGAGGAGCTAG